The sequence below is a genomic window from Wyeomyia smithii strain HCP4-BCI-WySm-NY-G18 chromosome 1, ASM2978416v1, whole genome shotgun sequence.
GCGATGTTGACAGTCTCAGTTCCGTTGGCCGATTGAGTTTTCTTCGTGGATTGCAGTGCACTGGAATGGCGGAGGGGATGATTTGTTGTCCGCGGCATGGAAGCGCTTACAGGTAGGTTGATTATGATTGTTTTGTTATGATGAAAcatttgtttaaatatttttctttggTTATAAGACAACCAAAAATGAACGAAAGTCTTCCGAAAAGAGATCGGGGCAAGTCCACGGTTGTGGTTAGTCGAATGAATGCTGATACACCCTGTGGACATCAGAGCTACAATGAAAAGGTTCTAGGCGGTCAGATTACAAATATTGATGAGTTTCCGTGGACGGCGATGTTGTTGTACGGTGCGAAGGGCACGAATGAGGTTGCACCAGCCTGCGGAGGAGCGCTAATCAGTAAATCTTTCGTGATCACGGCGGCACACTGTCTGGTTGGTCAAGTAATACAGAATAAGGGACCCTTGTGAGTACTCCCCTAAGTATTAGCTTTATCACTTTGTGAttcttgtttttgtttgtttagaaAGTTCGTTCGTTTAGGAGAGTATGATCTGAATAAGGATCCGGATTGTTTAGTGGATGGCAAGTTCGAAGATTGTACCGATGGAAAAGTTGACATAAAACCGAAACGTATTCTGCCTCATCCACAGTACGCAGCCAAAAGTTCAAGTCAGCACCATGACATCGGTCTTGTCCAACTGGAGAAACCGGTAGTGTTTACGGATTTCATTCAGCATATCTGTCTGCCGGAAGCAACCGCAGACCCGGCCGTAGGTGCCAAGTTGAACGTTTGTGGCTGGGGACGAACCGACTTTTTCCGCAATGAGGTGCAAAGTAATGTTGCCAGTCCAATAAAGTTGAAGGTGGCGCTGCCTATTGTTGATCATCAAAGATGTAGGGATATTTATCGTCCGCATAAGCTGGCTCTTGGCAGTGGTCAATTGTGTGCCGGTGGACACAAGGCTAAGGATTCCTGCTTCGGAGACAGTGGATCGCCGTTGATGTTCTTCGATAATAAAAAGGGAACCTGGATTCTGTCCGGGGTAGTCAGTATAGGAGTGCAGAAATGTGGCACCGAAGGTCAACCTGGAATCTACACTAATGTGAGGGAGTATTTGGGCTGGATTAAGAAAAATACAGTGTAATGTGTGAATAAGTTTATTAAAATTGATCGATTAATATGTGTGTTCTTTGATCCATTGAAGATATTCCCTAACATTGGTGAAAATGCCAGGCTTACCGGCTAAGCCACACACCTCCGCTCCGCGGCTCACGATTCCCGCCAAAACCCAAACCCCCTGTTTAGCATCGAAGAACATTAGCGGTGATCCACTGTCTCCAGCACAGGAGTCTTCGTTCTTTTTACCACCAGCGCAAATCTGACCTTTACCCAGAGAAAGTCTCTGAGATTTGTACGCTTTGATGCAGCTTTGTTGATCTACGAACGGAAGCCGAGACTTCATTTTCACCGGGCTTTTTCCCAGACCACCAACTGTGAAACAGAAAGTAATTTAATCCCGATAGTACAAAAGTTCAGATGAAAACCTACAGAAATTTGTCTTTCCCCAACCGCAAACGCTAAGTGTTTTTCCGAATTGCAGCCCGGTCCGCAATCCTCGCTCCGGCAGACAAATCGGTTGTAAGAAGTCTGTATAGTTCGGGATACGATCAATCCGGATCAGCGCAATATCGTGGTGTTGTTGTTCACTGTTTGGCACATAATCCGGGTGAATTATAATCGCTAAAGGGCGTGTATCGATTTTTTCTTCCGCACAATCCGCTTCTAAAAACCCTTGTACATTTTTCACTAACATACAGTCAGGATCACGATTAACATCGTATTCTCGTAGTCGAACGTAGGAGCTATAAATGAAGTCAGTTATTAGGTATCTCTACCAGTAATGAAATTTATTCAACTTACAGCGGTCCATGTAGATTATAACTGCTCCCTGCAACGCAGTGCGCTGCTGTCAAAACATGGGAGCGCCCGATGAGGACCCCACCACACCTCTGTTGGCCATTCCGGTAGAATAACAGTGCTGCCCACGGGAACTCATCAATCTCGGTTAAATCGCCTATAATTTTTTGAACATACGTCTGATGGCCACATTCGTCCTCATCGCCTCCGAAGCGACTTCCAATATCCAGTGAATTATTACGATAGCGCTGGGAAATATTAGCGGATTCAAGCTGCGGCAGCTGGTAGCTACGGCCCTGGAGGCAGCAAATCAAAGTTTCATTATCAGACGAACACTGCAGCGCACGGATGAAGCTCATGCGACCGGTAGACCACGATTCCGGCGGATGATTAATCTCCTGAAAGGCTCGGCATTCGTTTGGTGGAACGCAAATACCTTCCGTAGATTCGTTCGGTATACTGCATCGTAAGTGGGACTCCCCAACAGGTTGGGGTTCATCTGTCAATCATTCAAATTGTGACTTTTATCATACCTCTAACGTACGATTAAAATCTTCTTACCTTCCGATTGTGAGCCTCCAGCAGCTGCTAGCAGACCCACCAGAATTATTCCGGGTAGCATCAGGACACTGATTTTTGACTTTGAGAAACAAAATGCAGCAATTGAGTGAGGTCGGGGCGATGTTCGACATCGTTTATAAACATGATAATCACCAACTGCTCTGCTGGCAAATCCGTTATCTTGTGAGCGTCCATTAGCGTCCAACGTTTTTAATGTTCTCTCTAGCCGCATACTTGGGGAAGCGGCCCGAACACTGTAGTTCGTGATGACCTACAAGTGCAGTCGTACCTATCAGGAAAGCGGCACTACCGTATGCGAGTCAGGTCCTGGAATAGCCCAGCCCATTTACTATATCTTTTCGTATTCGTCGCATGATCAAAATTTCCAGTCGTTAGTTACTTATCTCCAAACTTGAGCGAAGTTTGAACTCGGGAAACTCCATCTGTCCGCAATGGCCAGTTAAGAGGTGCAATCAGCTGTTCCGTGCCTTCCTCTCCCCTATCCTTTACAGTTTCATCCCACCCAATCGGCAAACCGGTTTCGATTGTACAAGCGACGCTCGAATGACCGATCGCACTCGCACTCGCGACTGAAGACGATCAGTTCAAAACAAACCTTATCCCCAGGAGGATGCCGAACGCGATCACGGGCCTGTTTTTACTGCTGCCCACGGTCGGTGAGTAATGCTGTTTTTATGTTCGCCGTTAATATTTTGTCAGATTATCCCTCTTCTTAGTGGTGACCTTCACATCGCTACCATGCGAAATTCCGAACGAGAGCACGACCGGTTACTGCATCGCTCCGGACAACTGTCATGCTTATCAAAAGTTGAAAAGTGGCGCTCTGGCGGCCACACCGGAAACGAAAGCATTTCTCAAACAGCTTAGATGCTCTAGTTCGACTATATGTTGCACTATGAAGCAAGCCTATGGGAACCCACGCGTTGGGGTACTACCCTCGGGCTATTTTTCCGATTTAGCCGAAAACTGTGGAGTAGAGGACAACAGAGAGCGGATAATTGGTGGTGAAGCTACCGATATCGATGAATTTCCCTGGCTGGTGTTGCTATTCTACCACTCAAATGTTGTTGATAAAACGGTTCCAGCCTGCGGTGGTGTACTGATTTCGAAACGCTGGGTCCTAACCGCAGCGCACTGCGTCACAGGAAGATCATATCGAAACATGGGAGTACTGTGAGATTGAATTATCACACACACTTTTAGAACCAAGCACTAACACAAACCTTTCCAGGGAGTTTGTCCGCGTGGGAGAAAATAATCTCGAAACGGAAGTGGACTGCAACAAGAATAACGACTGCGCTGATCGATCGCTCGATATAACAGTGGAAAAGATCGTACCCCATCCGGAATATGTTAGTACGAGTTGGAACAAGTACAACGATATAGCGTTGCTCAAACTCACTGAAGACGCTCCCTACACGGACTTCGTGCGCTATATCTGTCTTCCCAATTACTACAATCTGACGCAAGTGAACACTAACATATTCGTCGCTGCCGGCTGGGGACAAACGGATTTCTGTGAGTTTCAAAAGCGTCCATTCGATCAGCAAATTATCTTCTCGTTTCATACCCCCTCTAGATAAAACCATCGACACAATTCCAAGCAAAGTCAAGCTCAAGGTCAGCCTACCGCATATGGAGCTATCGCGCTGCCAGTCGGTCTACGAGCAGTTCTCGATCCGTGTGGCCGACAGTCAGATTTGTGCCGGCGGCCGTAAGTCACAGGACACCTGCCGGGGAGACAGCGGCTCCCCGTTGATGTACT
It includes:
- the LOC129718704 gene encoding CLIP domain-containing serine protease B8-like, translated to MNRIVGTLSVLFVTAALVAGQFPPIWDVTTSCNIPNEPDQGACQNPDDCFAYQHISDVDSLSSVGRLSFLRGLQCTGMAEGMICCPRHGSAYRQPKMNESLPKRDRGKSTVVVSRMNADTPCGHQSYNEKVLGGQITNIDEFPWTAMLLYGAKGTNEVAPACGGALISKSFVITAAHCLVGQVIQNKGPLKFVRLGEYDLNKDPDCLVDGKFEDCTDGKVDIKPKRILPHPQYAAKSSSQHHDIGLVQLEKPVVFTDFIQHICLPEATADPAVGAKLNVCGWGRTDFFRNEVQSNVASPIKLKVALPIVDHQRCRDIYRPHKLALGSGQLCAGGHKAKDSCFGDSGSPLMFFDNKKGTWILSGVVSIGVQKCGTEGQPGIYTNVREYLGWIKKNTV
- the LOC129718702 gene encoding CLIP domain-containing serine protease B8-like translates to MLPGIILVGLLAAAGGSQSEDEPQPVGESHLRCSIPNESTEGICVPPNECRAFQEINHPPESWSTGRMSFIRALQCSSDNETLICCLQGRSYQLPQLESANISQRYRNNSLDIGSRFGGDEDECGHQTYVQKIIGDLTEIDEFPWAALLFYRNGQQRCGGVLIGRSHVLTAAHCVAGSSYNLHGPLSYVRLREYDVNRDPDCMLVKNVQGFLEADCAEEKIDTRPLAIIIHPDYVPNSEQQHHDIALIRIDRIPNYTDFLQPICLPERGLRTGLQFGKTLSVCGWGKTNFFGGLGKSPVKMKSRLPFVDQQSCIKAYKSQRLSLGKGQICAGGKKNEDSCAGDSGSPLMFFDAKQGVWVLAGIVSRGAEVCGLAGKPGIFTNVREYLQWIKEHTY
- the LOC129718707 gene encoding CLIP domain-containing serine protease B8-like → MPNAITGLFLLLPTVVVTFTSLPCEIPNESTTGYCIAPDNCHAYQKLKSGALAATPETKAFLKQLRCSSSTICCTMKQAYGNPRVGVLPSGYFSDLAENCGVEDNRERIIGGEATDIDEFPWLVLLFYHSNVVDKTVPACGGVLISKRWVLTAAHCVTGRSYRNMGVLEFVRVGENNLETEVDCNKNNDCADRSLDITVEKIVPHPEYVSTSWNKYNDIALLKLTEDAPYTDFVRYICLPNYYNLTQVNTNIFVAAGWGQTDFYKTIDTIPSKVKLKVSLPHMELSRCQSVYEQFSIRVADSQICAGGRKSQDTCRGDSGSPLMYFNPSYKRWFAYGIVSRGPAHCGTEGVPSIYTSLFEFDDWVSSTMKAN